The Cryptococcus depauperatus CBS 7841 chromosome 7, complete sequence genome window below encodes:
- a CDS encoding urease — MHLLPREQRRLARGLQLNRAETVALIASQLHEFIRDGRHLVAELMNLGKKMLGRRHVMEGVPELIHDIQVEGTFPDGVFLVTVHDPVCSNDGDLSNAFYGSFIPIPSNDLFPLQVERSSHLPGALVCLQQKIRLNVGRKRFVLDVKNTGDRPIQVGSHYPFLETNPSLVFDRILSYGYRLDIPAGTAIRFEPGEKKAVGMVEVGGRKVLYGGNGLGSGEFSEQLRETKVAQMVKEHGFGHKKQEIISAGPIVEMNREVYASMFGPTTGDRIKLGDMDLWVEVEHDFTVYGDECKFGGGKVLRDGQGQASNRHDSQVLDLVITNALIIDWSGIFKADIGVKYGKIAGIGKAGNPDIMDLVTAGMVIGSNTEVIAGEKMIVTAGAIDVHVHYVCPQLWTEALASGITSVVGGGTGPADGTNATTCTSSAFYMQNMITATDGIPLNFGFTGKGNDAGTKGLKDIVEAGACGLKLHEDWGSTPEAIDRALSIGDEYDVQVNIHTDTLNESGYVESTLAAFKGRTIHTYHTEGAGGGHAPDIIVVCEHENVLPSSTNPTRPYAVNTLEEHHDMLMVCHHLDKSIPEDIAFADSRIRAETVAAEDVLQDTGAISMIASDSQAMGRIGEVIARTWRTAAKMKAFRGPLEGDEEMKDNNRVKRYIAKYTINPAITHGMSHLIGQVAVGQLADLSMWKAESFGARPEMVLKGGVIAWAQMGDANASIPTVQPVIGRPMWGAQPSAAALNSVIWVSQASVEKGVIATYNIKKKVEVVKNCRDIGKKDMRLNNTKPKMTVDPETYEVKADGVLCDVPPADTLPLTKKYFIY, encoded by the exons ATGCACTTGTTACCAAGAGAACAG CGTCGTCTTGCGCGTGGCTTGCAGCTCAATCGAGCCGAGACTGTAGCTCTAATTGCCTCTCAGCTGCATGAATTTATCCGCGATGGGAGGCACTTGGTAGCAGAGCTCATGAATCTGGGCAAGAAGATGCTGGGGAGAAGACATGTCATGGAAGGTGTTCCGGAACTGATACACGATATACAGGTAGAAGGGACATTTCCTGACGGAGTGTTCTTGGTTACTGTTCATGACCCCGTATGCTCGAATGACGGCGACT TAAGCAATGCATTCTATGGCTCATTTATCCCTATACCCTCGAACGATCTTTTCCCACTACAAGTGGAGCGATCGTCTCACCTTCCAGGAGCATTGGTATGCCTACAGCAAAAGATCCGTCTCAATGTTGGAAGGAAACGATTCGTCCTTGACGTAAAGAATACAGGCGATCGACCCATCCAGGTTGGATCCCATTACCCTTTTCTTGAGACCAATCCTTCACTAGTTTTTGACCGCATCTTGTCTTATGGATATCGGCTGGATATACCTGCGGGCACCGCGATCAGGTTTGAGCCTggcgagaagaaggctgTAGGTATGGTGGAAGTGGGTGGGAGGAAAGTCTTGTACGGTGGGAACGGGTTGGGAAGCGGAGAGTTTTCCGAGCAGCTTCGAGAGACCAAAGTGGCCCAGATGGTGAAGGAGCATGGGTTTGGGCATAAAAAGCAGGAGATAATCTCGGCTGGACCGATTGTGGAAATGAACAGGGAGGTT TATGCGTCCATGTTTGGACCGACGACAGGCGACAGAATCAAGCTTGGTGACATGGATTTGTGGGTCGAAGTCGAACACGACTTTACCGTCTACGGCGACGAATGCAAATTTGGTGGAGGAAAAGTTCTTCGTGATGGTCAAGGCCAAGCATCCAATCGACATGATTCCCAAGTCCTTGATCTTGTCATAACCAATGCGCTCATCATTGACTGGAGCGGTATCTTCAAGGCTGATATCGGCGTCAAGTATGGCAAGATTGCTGGCATAGGTAAGGCAGGCAACCCCGATATCATGGACCTTGTCACAGCGGGTATGGTGATCGGGTCAAACACTGAAGTCAttgctggagaaaagatgattgtCACCGCCGGTGCGATAGATGTCCACGTCCATTATGTTTGCCCACAGTTGTGGACCGAAGCGCTTGCATCGGGCATCACTTCTGTTGTAGGCGGCGGTACAGGTCCTGCTGATGGGACCAACGCTACAACATGCACTTCATCGGCTTTCTACATGCAGAATATGATTACCGCGACAGATGGTATCCCTCTTAACTTTGGTTTCACCGGCAAAGGTAATGATGCTGGCACAAAGGGCTTGAAAGATATTGTCGAGGCAGGCGCTTGTGGACTCAAGCTGCATGAAGACTGGGGATCCACTCCAGAGGCCATTGATAGAGCCTTGAGTATTGGTGATGAATACGATGTACAGGTCAACATCCATACCGACACTCTCAACGAAAGCGGCTATGTCGAAAGCACTCTTGCTGCTTTCAAAGGCAGAACTATCCATACCTATCACACTGAAGGTGCTGGAGGTGGCCATGCTCCTGATATAATCGTAGTCTGCGAGCACGAAAATGTCTTGCCCAGTTCTACGAACCCTACCAGGCCTTATGCCGTTAACACCTTGGAAGAACACCACGAT ATGCTGATGGTCTGCCATCACCTCGACAAATCCATTCCCGAAGATATCGCTTTTGCCGATTCACGCATTCGCGCAGAAACTGTCGCCGCAGAAGACGTTCTTCAAGATACTGGCGCCATTTCCATGATCGCTTCCGACTCTCAAGCCATGGGACGTATCGGCGAGGTGATTGCCCGGACGTGGCGTACTGCAGCTAAGATGAAAGCTTTCCGTGGCCCGCTAGAGGGTGAcgaagagatgaaggataaCAACAGGGTCAAGAGGTATATCGCCAAGTATACAATCAACCCTGCCATCACCCACGGAATGTCTCACCTTATCGGTCAGGTTGCTGTCGGCCAGTTGGCGGATTTATCCATGTGGAAAGCAGAGTCTTTTGGTGCTAGACCAGAGATGGTGCTGAAGGGCGGTGTCATTGCATGGGCACAAATGGGTGATGCCAACGCCTCCATTCCTACTGTCCAGCCAGTCATAGGACGGCCGATGTGGGGCGCGCAACCGTCAGCAGCTGCTTTAAACTCGGTCATCTGGGTCAGTCAAGCTTCGGTTGAGAAAG GGGTTATTGCGACATACAACATCAAAAAGAAGGTAGAGGTTGTTAAAAATTGTCGAGACATTGGCAAGAAGGATATGAGGTTGAACAAcaccaagcccaagatgACTG TGGACCCAGAGACCTATGAAGTCAAGGCTGATGGTGTGCTCTGCGATGTCCCGCCTGCAGACACACTTCCGTTAACTAAAAAATATTTCATTTACTGA